The Calditrichota bacterium genome contains the following window.
TTTTAGCAATGATTTTGATATTGATTCTTCCTGCATCACAAAGGCCATTCTATGGGATCAATGGGGATCGTCAGTATTTGTTTATTAGTTTTTTTTAAAAAAGATCGTTTGAGAGCCAATTCCTTTCCTTTGAAAATCAATTTTCCCTCTTTGTTGTCAGGCAAAGAAAAACTGATTCCCTGCAAATCTTTTGGCGACAATTCAAAGGGAATGCCCGCTTTTTTCATTCCGTTTATTTTTATCAAATAATGATATTCATTTTCTTCAACTGTCCATGTCAGGTATTTTTTAACCAAAGAAAAAGTCAAAAGTTGCCGCGTCGTTGCTACCCACAAAATTTCTCGATGAAAGAGATCTGCAATTTGCTTGAATCTATTAACCGTCTCCTGCGAAAGCGGAAATTCATCACTCTTTTCGCGTCTGTCGCCCATGTGTACGTAAACAATCATCTTCCCACGCGAACGAAGTAATTTTTCTAACACCTTGTCATTGAGCAGCTTAGGCAAATCATCTGACCAGTCATGTTTCCCCGAACCGAATCGTCTGATTTTGAAAATTTTCCTGTTATCGCGAAGTGCATCGACTTCAAATAGATCATTCCCCGACTTTTTGTCCGGAATAATTACTCTGTTTCTAAGCAAAATGTCTTTTGCGAAATCGGGGATAAAGGATAAAACACCTTTTAACAGTGCCTTTGTTTTTTCTCGTCGAGAAAAATGAAGCGGGTTGTTTGCGAAATAATCAGCCCAGCTTGCTTTTCTATCCTGCCCGACTACGGGCGTTAATGACTGCTCGCTATCCCAATAAAATTTGACTCCGAAATCGATCAGCAGATCGGAATGATAGTAGCGATTATTTTCATCGGGCAAATCCCCCTTTCCCAGCGTCGCCGCGCCAATATTCTGAACACTTTCCGCACCTCCGTGATTCGTCCAGACGTCAATTTTTAAATGATGCCTGTCTATTTCTTCCAGCGCACGCGCAGCTAATTCCCGTGAAAATTCATCTTCTGAAACGAAATTCCCATAGCTGTGCATCACATCCAAAATTCCTGCACGGATGAGCAAGCGAATTTGTGGCGCAAATTCTGAAGGAGTAATTTTATCAGGCTTAAAATATGAAAAAGCGGCATTGGGATAGCTGGGGTTATCGTAAAACCAAAAGGAATCACCCACTGGCAATTTCAGACCATTCCCCAGCGGCGTCGTTTTATCTGAATTTAGAAATTTATGGATTGATAAAAAGTCGTCCCATGAAGTACCGTCAATGTCGCTGCAGATCGAAAGTGCAGCCTGAAACGGAAAAGGTAAGTCCAATAGGCGGAAGCGATTATCTTCACTCATCAGGAACGCTCACCGATCTTTCGCGCGGGATTTCCAGCCACAATTGCGTACGGCTCCACATCACGAGTCACTATAGCGCCGGCGCCAATGACCGCACCATCACCGATATGCACGCCGGGCAAAATAATCGCATAGGCGCCGAGCCAAACATCTTCGCCAATGACAATATCTTTTTCCGCGCCCTCCTGCAAGCGGATGAGCTGATTTTTTTTGACGCTGTGGTTATCCGAAATAATGAAAACACCGGGACTGAGCATGGTATTGGCACCAATGGTGATAGTCGAATTTTTCCCCGCCCAGACGTAACAATCACGCTGAATATGAACATTATCGCCTAAAAAAATATTGTGGGAATAAGCCAGTTTAGCTGAAGGCCGGACGACAACGCCTTTTCCTCTATTGCCCAAATTTTTAATACCCCAGAGATTATCAGTGAAAAAAAGAGCGATTATCTGTTTCAACTGAAACCAGAATATTCCCGAAAAAAACAGCGAGAAGTATTTTTTAATTTTATCAAACATAAAATTCAAATCCTGAAAAATATTTTTTGCTGTAATTTTTTACCGAACCAGCGCAGCTTACAAAGAAATGACTTTTCATAGCCAGCCCAGACTTCTGCGCGTTCCCAAAACAGGTTGTTGCGGCTCATTTTTGCCAATTCCTTCAATTGAGCAATATGCAGCCGGTGATAAATTTTTGACGCTAATCTTCTCGGCTTTGCCAGGTCATAGTAGGACCAGAAGCCTGAATCGTATAAATGAATATTTTTTTCTATGCCGGCGATTAAATTTCGGAAAAATTGGTCGGCGTCTTCATCTTTAAAATAAGTAGCAAAATCATACACGCCGAAGATGGAAAATATTGAGCCATTGAGGACTGCTGAAATTTTTGGCGTGGGATATTCTTCGATTACCGGAGATCCGTCCGGAAATTTTGTGACAACTCCCCCACTTTCCGTATCACGCAAAAATACTGAATATGCTTTCTCTGCCGTTTGCAAATATCTTTTTTCTCCGGTTACCTGGTGCATGCGCAGCAGCAGAGAAATTGCCTGCGCCTGCGCCATGCCGGAAATCCAGGGCGCTTTCATGCCATAGAATGGCAAATCTATTTGATATTGCCAGATACAACCGCCTGCTTCATCCATACGGCAATTTTTCACCAGCCAATCAGCTTGCTTTGCCGCGTTGGAAAATGCACGTTCCGAATCGTCTCGTAGCCCAACATTGAACTGCCACAGACCATATTGGCAAACAGTAACAGGGTTGTATTTCCAATTTTTCTCCGGAAAACGTGTGAGCGGCACGCCATTTGGATCAAATTGATAACGGGAAAAATCTTCGCCAATGAGCTCAAATAAATCAATATAATATTTGCCTAATTTCATATCACGAAAAGTAAAATTCGGGTCGCCGATCCAAAAAGAGATCGTTTAATTCGTTCAATTGTTTATCACGGGCTAATTTCGGATCAATTTCCATTACGAATGCTTCTTCCCTGCTGCGATCAGCCCGGTGCAAAATTTCGCCTTTGACTCCTGTGATCTGGCTGCCACCGGTAAACTCCAGAACTGTGTCCCCTCGCTTTTCAGTTCCAATCCGGTTTGCGGTTACAGCAAATATATGATTTTCCAGACATCTCGTCACCATCGCATTCTGACAGTACGGCATGACCAGATTTGACGGATGGCAGATGATGTCTGCGCCGTTGAGGGCGAGCGTCCGCGTGGCTTCCGGGAACATCCAGTCAAAACAAATCATCACGCCAAGACGAATGCCATTGACATCCCATGTTTGAAATTTTCTGTCTCCGGGACTGAAAAAGAGTTTTTCCTTGTAAAATAAATGGATTTTCCGGTAAAGACCAACAAACTCGCCATTTGAGACAATGACAGCGGAATTGAAATATTTGTCATCGGCTTTTTCCGCCAGCCCTGCCACAATGGTAGATTTTTTCTTTTTGGACAATTCAAGTAAAAACTGCGTGGTTTTCCCGTCAGGGATTGTCTCCGACAGAGCCGCTACCTCATTTTTGTTGATAAAAACATAACCTGTATTGAATAATTCAGGCAGCACCCAGAGATCAGCGGTTTTGTCCCGGATCAATTCCTCTGTGCGTTGGAAATTCCCTTCTTTATCACCAAACTTCACTGCAAATTGCACAAAACCGACTTTCATTCGCACCTCAAATTTCAATGGGATATTTGCCGTACTTTTTTGCGGTTTCGATCATCGCCAGATAATTTTCATATTTTACATATTCCGCAACGGTATTTCCCGAGCCAACGCAATAACCACCTTCCGGAGCGACGTTTTTCAGCAAACGAATAACTTCAGCCTCCACCTCTTCAGGAGTCCCGCGAGTCAATAAATCAACATCCACATTCCCGACAAGACAGAAATCATTACCTCGTTTTTTCTTTACGTCCACAATATCAATCGCCTGTGGCTCAAGCGGTTGCAAAGCATTGACACCGCATTTTTTCAGATCATCCATTGCTTCCCAGAGATTTCCGTCCGAATGGAAAATGAAGGGAATATCATGTTTTTTGCACAGATCACCGATTTTCTTCATCCAGGGGAACAAGTACTCCCGATAAATGTCAAGTCGCACAAACAGCCCACTGTTGATGGCAATGTCATCGCTGTAAAAAAGAGCGCCGATATTATCAAAACTCAGACAATTTTCAAATAAATTCAGTTCAATTTCTCCAATCTTATCAAAAAGCCGCCTGATTAGCTCCGGGTTATCAATGAGCGCAAAAGAAAAAGTTTCAAATCCCATGAAATCCCATGTCCACGTAAAAATGTCTCCGTACTGACAAATAACTTTCATTCCGTCCGGAAGGAATTGTTGTACTTCTTCGAAAGGAGAATAATCCACTTCCTCTGGCTTGGGAAAGCGAAATTTCTCAAATTCTTCCATGGTCGTAATTATCCCGGCGCCGCTGGCATGCCATTCACGTTCATTGGTCGTATCGGTGGCTTCAGAGACGCGCTTACCTTCGTGAGGCTGCAAGTGATCGGGATTCATGTCAATGATCGGCGATACTTTAATGTAATCATATCCGGCTTTTTGGTAAAATTCGACATCATCAGCAATCGACTCAACTTTTTTATTCAAAAATTTTTCTTTGATGTTTTTAGCAATTGCCAACTCCAGCAGCGGCACTCTTTCGGGTTGCCCACCCATGAGCGCCGTCCGTAACTGATCAAAATTGGGACTATTTTCTGCCATGATATTTCCCGCATTTCTAAATGATGGTCTGCAAAGATTGCGTCTTTTTGCTTTTAGTTTAAGCCTCGATATTTGTTGTCATTTCCTTTATTTGCGCCAATAAATCAGCGGCTTCTTCTGATTCAGGTTTCTTGCGCAAAACGGATTTTAAGATGGTTTGGGCTTGCTTGTACCAGCCATTTTCCAAATAATATTTGGCGCATTCCAGATAAATGTCGTTCATTGACCTATCCTGAGTCAAAATTTCCATGATTTTTGAATATTGTTTTTTAAATAATTTCTTCAGCATCGTTCGATGTTCAAGAAAATAGATCAAAAGAAGCACGTTGTTTTTATATTTATGCAAGATTTTCAAAGTGATTTCCATTCCTGTGACAAACATCTTATTCAATTTTCCGAGATTCATTTCCAACGATGTTTTGGCTTCTTTGTACTCATCAGAGTCACCCGAATAATGGTCAATGATATATCTCAGTTCGCGAGCGACCATTACTCGATGAAACAAAATCCCAATATTATTCATCAGCATTAACTCAAGACTGTCCGGCGTCAATTTGTCCGCTTGTTCAAATATTTTCTTCTTTGGATTTAGCACTCGTTTGAAAATCAGATGAAAGTTTTCTTTGGCGTCGTACAACAAATCGCAGATTTTGCGAAGCGTACTAAAAGTAGGAAATTTCCCCTTCTTTTGATCATAATTTGACACGAAAAGATACATCGCCGCGAAATATCCCCAAAAAATCTGTCTTATTTTCCAATCCTTCACTTTGTGAATGTAAGGACTCACGGTTTCGTTTTGGATAGTCATGTGAATTCCTATGAAATATTGAAATGGCTATTTATTGCGTCGCAGTTTAATTACCCGAAATTCCACGCGCCGATTCTTTTTTCTTGCCTCGTCGCTAAACCCTTCGACAAGCGGATTATCATACCCATAACCTTTTGCAATTAGCCGGCCCGGCTGGATGCCATGTTGGACAAGATATTTTACGACTGAAGCTGCCCGTTGCGATGATAATTTTCGATTGTATTCGCGAGATCCCAGATCGCAAGTATGACCTCCGATTTCAATTTCCGTCCATTCGGGATGCGCTTGCAAGAGACGAAGGAATCGATCAAGTTCACTTTTAGATTCCGGCCGCAGCGTGGACTGGTTTAGCTCGAAAAATACATTCAGCAAAGCAGAAGACAATGCCAGGTCGCCTGCGTTTTGCCGCGGAAGTTTCAAATCAAACTCGACATTAGACTTCGCCTTTTCTCGCAAATCTACGTCCCTGGAAGCAAAAATGAAACTGTCTTTAGACGCGGTATAGCTGTACCATCTTCCTGATGGCAGCAAAATTGTATAATCGCCGTTGGCGCGCGTGTGAGTTATGCCAAGAACCTTAAATGTCTCGAGGTCTTCCCAACTAATCTCCACTTTCTCAATTGGTTTACCGACGAGATCGGTTACTTTTCCGGAAACGATAGTCACCGGGTTGGTGAGCCTTTCCGGAAGCAACATCACATAAATATCGCTTCTTCCCAAACCTTCCGGGCGAACGCTGGAAAAATAGACTTTATCCCCGGACAAGGGAATGCTATAGCCCCAATCTTTGTGAACTGTATTGATCTCTTTTCCTAAATTCATTGGTTTAGTCCATTCGGTCCAACCGTCGCCAATTCGGTACGCGACAAACAAGTCAAGATCTCCCAAACCCGGGTGTCCTGACGAACAAAAAAACAAGGTTCTTCCATCCGGGTGAAAAAGCGGTCCTCGCTCACAAGCTTCAGTATTAATTGTCTCGCCCAAATTTAAAGGCTCAGACCACCCGCTGTCGGTTTTAAAGGACACAAAAATATCAGAATTATAAAATGGGTGGCGATACTCTGCTTTTGGCTTAAATTTGCCGACAACGCCGGGCCTATCTGACACAAAAAATAAAGTTCTGCCATCGCTCGACAAACAGGCGTCTGACTCAAAAAACGGAGAATTCACCGGCGGCCCAAGATTGATCGCCTTGCCCCATCTATTATTATGCAATTCTGCATAATAAATATCGCCATTTCCGTGTGAATCAGGATAATTCCCATAGATAAAAGCCATTGAACTATCCGGCGAAAGATTTACCAGACCTTCGTGCTGGGAAGTATTTAACGGCCTGCCGACATTAACTGCTTTGGACCAGAGACCGCCTATTTTTTTGGATGACCAGATATCCTCTCCCCCAAATCCCCCGGGTCTGTCTCGCGCAGTAAAAAATAGCGACTTATCATCAACCGAAATTACCGGAAAGTACTCGCTATATTTAGAATTAATCGAATCGCCCAAATTTGTTATTAAAATTGTTCTTGTCGGACGGGACAAAATCTCTCTTTTTTGAGCAAAGAACTCTTTCTTTTCCGGCCACAATTCTTCCAGCCGCTTGAGAAAAACAATTGCAGAATCCCATTTTTGCTCGACAACGTAGCGATCGACCTCTTTCAAATAGTGTTTCTTTACCGCTTGTATTTTTTCGATTGCTACTTGCAATTTGGAATCAATAGGTGGCTCAGTGGCGTTTATTTTATGGCGTTTTTGTGCGTTTGCTAAATGCAGATGAAAAAAAAGAAAGACCAGGCACAACGCCCAGATTGTCGCGATATTTTTCGGGAGGATTTTCATTTCAAAAAACTGCGTTTTATAAGTCAGCACATTTATGGTAATTTAACCGTTTCTCATGGCAATTGCAAGAAAAATTGTTGAAATCCCGAACAATTCTAACGAAGCAAAATAATTTTCCGTGAGATCGTAGTGGTTTGTGCTTTGAACTTCACAATATAAATGCCGCTGGCGACGCCGATGCCGTTTGAATTTTTCCCGTCCCATTGAATTTTGTAAGCGCCAACCGTAAATTTGCGCGAGATTAAAGAACTGATCTGCTGTCCCAGCGTATTGTAAATCTTTATCTCCACAAATGATGATCGAGGCAATTGAAAACTGATCGTTGTCGTCGGATTGAATGGATTGGGAAAATTTTGACCGAGAGCGAAATCTTTTATTTTTTCGGAAAAATGTTCATCAACCGAAGTCGCAACGGCGTTGATATGAAACTTCACGGGTACTGTTTTATTTGAAAAATCAGCATCAAGCGATTTAATGAAAATTTCTGAGGTCAGAACGGTGTCTGATTCATTGGCAAAAAATTGAACCGGCAATTCTATTGATTCTCCGGGATAAAGAACATCCGTCGCGTTGCCTGTTTTCATCCAGGTTCCCTGGCCAAGCACGATCTTTTGCGCCAGCAACATGGGAGTCGTATTGTTGATGCTAATCAATTCCTGTGGCGGAAATCCCGAAGCGGCAAATGACCCGGCAGCGACCTGAAAAGTCTGAAACGCAACAGGAGCGGCTTGCTGCAAACGAACAATTTTCATTTCTCCCTGCCAGCAAGCTCCAATGTAGTAAAAATGATTTTTTTTCAGCGCCAGATTGATTCGTTTGGAAGCGACCCACACATTTCCCGTTTCAGCGACATCGATTGAGCTGTAATAAATTCGGCTGAAATCTCCCCTGTCCGATTCAGACTCATAAACGAAAAAATAAATTCTGCCGCCGCTGGTAACCTGGAAATCCATCTCCACGCTCTGCAAAATTGTGCTTTTGACAAAGAAATAGACATTTCCGCAGCCATTGGAAATTGCCAGAGCAGGTTGATCGCTGGGAATTCCAATCGAGTATTCCTGCTGAATTGGATTGATTATTTTAAACGGAAAAGCGCCATAGCCATTATTAGAAATTGTAATTTTTTCATCTATCATCTGCAGAAATGTGTC
Protein-coding sequences here:
- a CDS encoding acyltransferase, encoding MFDKIKKYFSLFFSGIFWFQLKQIIALFFTDNLWGIKNLGNRGKGVVVRPSAKLAYSHNIFLGDNVHIQRDCYVWAGKNSTITIGANTMLSPGVFIISDNHSVKKNQLIRLQEGAEKDIVIGEDVWLGAYAIILPGVHIGDGAVIGAGAIVTRDVEPYAIVAGNPARKIGERS
- a CDS encoding acyltransferase, with the protein product MKVGFVQFAVKFGDKEGNFQRTEELIRDKTADLWVLPELFNTGYVFINKNEVAALSETIPDGKTTQFLLELSKKKKSTIVAGLAEKADDKYFNSAVIVSNGEFVGLYRKIHLFYKEKLFFSPGDRKFQTWDVNGIRLGVMICFDWMFPEATRTLALNGADIICHPSNLVMPYCQNAMVTRCLENHIFAVTANRIGTEKRGDTVLEFTGGSQITGVKGEILHRADRSREEAFVMEIDPKLARDKQLNELNDLFLDRRPEFYFS
- a CDS encoding nucleoside 2-deoxyribosyltransferase; this translates as MAENSPNFDQLRTALMGGQPERVPLLELAIAKNIKEKFLNKKVESIADDVEFYQKAGYDYIKVSPIIDMNPDHLQPHEGKRVSEATDTTNEREWHASGAGIITTMEEFEKFRFPKPEEVDYSPFEEVQQFLPDGMKVICQYGDIFTWTWDFMGFETFSFALIDNPELIRRLFDKIGEIELNLFENCLSFDNIGALFYSDDIAINSGLFVRLDIYREYLFPWMKKIGDLCKKHDIPFIFHSDGNLWEAMDDLKKCGVNALQPLEPQAIDIVDVKKKRGNDFCLVGNVDVDLLTRGTPEEVEAEVIRLLKNVAPEGGYCVGSGNTVAEYVKYENYLAMIETAKKYGKYPIEI
- a CDS encoding tetratricopeptide repeat protein translates to MTIQNETVSPYIHKVKDWKIRQIFWGYFAAMYLFVSNYDQKKGKFPTFSTLRKICDLLYDAKENFHLIFKRVLNPKKKIFEQADKLTPDSLELMLMNNIGILFHRVMVARELRYIIDHYSGDSDEYKEAKTSLEMNLGKLNKMFVTGMEITLKILHKYKNNVLLLIYFLEHRTMLKKLFKKQYSKIMEILTQDRSMNDIYLECAKYYLENGWYKQAQTILKSVLRKKPESEEAADLLAQIKEMTTNIEA
- a CDS encoding OmpA family protein: MKILPKNIATIWALCLVFLFFHLHLANAQKRHKINATEPPIDSKLQVAIEKIQAVKKHYLKEVDRYVVEQKWDSAIVFLKRLEELWPEKKEFFAQKREILSRPTRTILITNLGDSINSKYSEYFPVISVDDKSLFFTARDRPGGFGGEDIWSSKKIGGLWSKAVNVGRPLNTSQHEGLVNLSPDSSMAFIYGNYPDSHGNGDIYYAELHNNRWGKAINLGPPVNSPFFESDACLSSDGRTLFFVSDRPGVVGKFKPKAEYRHPFYNSDIFVSFKTDSGWSEPLNLGETINTEACERGPLFHPDGRTLFFCSSGHPGLGDLDLFVAYRIGDGWTEWTKPMNLGKEINTVHKDWGYSIPLSGDKVYFSSVRPEGLGRSDIYVMLLPERLTNPVTIVSGKVTDLVGKPIEKVEISWEDLETFKVLGITHTRANGDYTILLPSGRWYSYTASKDSFIFASRDVDLREKAKSNVEFDLKLPRQNAGDLALSSALLNVFFELNQSTLRPESKSELDRFLRLLQAHPEWTEIEIGGHTCDLGSREYNRKLSSQRAASVVKYLVQHGIQPGRLIAKGYGYDNPLVEGFSDEARKKNRRVEFRVIKLRRNK